The following are encoded in a window of Mycobacteroides chelonae CCUG 47445 genomic DNA:
- a CDS encoding ferredoxin, giving the protein MRVGVIPDRCEGNLVCLGIAPEVFDVDDDDYVVILQEEVPADQEDLVEQAIAECPRAALIRKD; this is encoded by the coding sequence ATGCGTGTCGGTGTAATTCCTGACCGTTGTGAAGGCAACTTGGTGTGTCTCGGGATCGCTCCAGAGGTGTTCGACGTCGATGACGACGACTATGTCGTCATCCTGCAGGAGGAAGTACCGGCCGATCAGGAAGATCTGGTCGAACAGGCGATCGCGGAGTGCCCGCGCGCCGCTTTGATTCGCAAAGACTAG
- a CDS encoding acyl-CoA dehydrogenase family protein: MHIAYTPEQEELRRELRAYFDKLLTPERREALASNQGEYGSGNVYRETVEQMGADGWLALGWPKEFGGQDRSVMDQLIFTDEAAIAGAPVPFLTINSVAPTIMHFGTDEQKKFFLPKIAAGKLHFSIGYSEPGAGTDLASLRTSAVRDGDDYIVNGQKMWTSLIEYADYIWLAVRTNTEVKKHRGISMLIVPTTAEGFSYTKVRTMAGPGTSATYYQDVRVPVTSRVGEENAGWKLVTNQLNHERVALVSSAPIITALREVREWAQNTKGPGGRIIDAEWVQLNLARVHAKVEYLKLINWELASTTDAAPSPADASATKVFGTELATEAYRLLMEVLGTAATLRQDSPGAQLRGRVERMHRACLILTFGGGTNEVQRDIIAMTALGQPAATR, translated from the coding sequence ATGCATATCGCCTACACGCCCGAGCAGGAAGAGCTGCGCCGCGAGCTACGCGCGTACTTCGACAAACTGCTGACCCCGGAGCGGCGCGAGGCCTTGGCGTCGAATCAGGGTGAGTACGGCAGCGGCAACGTCTACCGCGAGACCGTGGAACAGATGGGTGCCGACGGCTGGCTCGCTCTGGGCTGGCCCAAGGAATTCGGTGGCCAGGACCGCTCGGTGATGGACCAGCTGATCTTCACCGACGAGGCCGCAATCGCCGGCGCCCCCGTACCGTTCCTGACCATCAACAGCGTCGCGCCGACGATCATGCACTTCGGCACCGACGAACAGAAGAAGTTCTTCCTGCCGAAGATCGCGGCGGGCAAGCTGCACTTCTCGATCGGATACTCCGAGCCGGGCGCCGGTACCGACCTCGCCTCACTGCGCACCTCGGCAGTTCGCGACGGCGATGACTACATCGTCAACGGCCAGAAGATGTGGACCAGCCTCATCGAATACGCCGACTACATCTGGCTGGCAGTGCGCACCAACACGGAAGTAAAGAAGCATCGCGGTATCTCCATGCTCATCGTGCCCACCACTGCGGAGGGCTTCTCCTACACCAAGGTCCGCACCATGGCCGGGCCCGGCACCAGCGCCACCTACTACCAGGACGTGCGTGTCCCGGTGACGAGCCGAGTCGGTGAGGAGAACGCGGGCTGGAAGCTGGTGACCAATCAGCTCAATCACGAGCGGGTCGCTCTGGTTTCCTCGGCGCCGATCATCACCGCACTGCGCGAGGTACGCGAGTGGGCGCAGAACACCAAGGGCCCAGGCGGCCGGATCATCGACGCCGAATGGGTTCAGCTGAACCTGGCGCGCGTGCATGCCAAGGTCGAATACCTCAAGCTGATCAACTGGGAGCTGGCCTCCACCACCGATGCCGCTCCCTCCCCCGCAGATGCCTCCGCCACGAAGGTCTTCGGCACCGAGTTGGCCACCGAGGCCTACCGCCTTCTCATGGAGGTACTCGGTACGGCGGCGACACTGCGTCAGGACTCCCCCGGTGCGCAGCTGCGCGGACGCGTCGAGCGGATGCACCGGGCCTGCTTGATCCTCACATTCGGCGGCGGCACCAACGAGGTTCAGCGCGACATCATCGCGATGACCGCACTCGGCCAGCCTGCGGCAACACGCTAG
- a CDS encoding acyl-CoA dehydrogenase family protein, whose translation MDFSLTEAQTDLAGLTRTIASAISTPERQKELDKQDSRFDWQLWTKLVEADILSTAAPESLSGGGFGVLEQSSILVELGRELAAVPYLESVVLAAGALAAFGSEALQNNWAAPAVAGKKVLTIALDGEPGEGPVAARAEGAGYVLTGNRVLVPFGVEADAYLVPAETENGVAVFLVAADDAGVTQETLHTTGKDSSAELILSEVPVPADRKVGGVEVVEWLRLRESLGHSAYQLGVLERALELTADYARTREQFGKPIGGFQAVAQRLADGYIDVKGLRLTLWQAAWRVSEDLPADVEVATAKFWASDAGHRVAHTAVHVHGGVGIDEDHPVHRYFLAAKHGEFASGSATEQLRRIGRELADTPA comes from the coding sequence ATGGATTTCTCCCTGACCGAGGCACAGACCGACCTTGCCGGCCTGACCCGCACCATCGCGTCGGCGATCAGCACCCCGGAGCGCCAGAAGGAGCTCGATAAACAGGACAGCCGATTCGACTGGCAGCTGTGGACCAAGCTCGTCGAGGCCGACATCCTCTCGACAGCGGCCCCCGAATCGTTGAGCGGCGGCGGATTCGGCGTGCTGGAGCAGTCGTCGATTCTCGTTGAACTGGGCCGCGAACTCGCCGCGGTTCCATACCTGGAGTCTGTGGTGCTGGCGGCCGGAGCGCTCGCCGCGTTCGGTTCCGAAGCACTGCAGAATAATTGGGCCGCACCGGCTGTCGCCGGTAAGAAGGTGCTAACCATCGCGCTCGACGGCGAACCGGGCGAGGGGCCCGTCGCCGCCCGGGCTGAGGGTGCCGGTTACGTGCTGACCGGCAATCGGGTCCTGGTGCCTTTCGGGGTCGAGGCCGATGCGTATCTGGTACCCGCCGAGACCGAAAACGGTGTCGCGGTCTTTCTCGTGGCTGCCGACGATGCCGGCGTCACTCAAGAAACCTTGCACACCACCGGCAAAGACAGCTCCGCTGAGCTGATTCTCTCCGAGGTTCCCGTTCCGGCCGACCGCAAGGTCGGTGGCGTCGAGGTTGTGGAGTGGCTGCGGCTGCGGGAATCTTTGGGGCACAGTGCCTATCAACTCGGCGTGCTGGAGCGGGCGCTGGAGCTCACCGCCGACTACGCGCGCACCCGCGAGCAGTTCGGTAAGCCGATCGGTGGCTTCCAGGCGGTGGCTCAGCGACTGGCCGACGGGTACATCGACGTCAAGGGTCTGCGCCTCACCCTGTGGCAGGCAGCATGGCGCGTCTCGGAGGATCTCCCTGCCGATGTCGAGGTCGCCACGGCGAAGTTCTGGGCCTCCGATGCCGGCCACCGCGTCGCGCACACCGCGGTCCACGTGCACGGCGGCGTGGGTATCGACGAGGACCATCCGGTGCACCGCTACTTCCTGGCCGCCAAGCACGGCGAGTTCGCCTCGGGCAGCGCGACAGAGCAGCTGCGCCGCATCGGCCGCGAACTCGCCGATACACCTGCCTAG
- a CDS encoding long-chain-fatty-acid--CoA ligase, whose product MSTPENATVTQLLANLADVEDRGLHFEGSFTPWREHVAESRRLASVLRARLDPSKPPHVGVILENTPGFARLLSAAALGGLVLVGLNSTRRGSALQRDVELADCQFIITDESETVVDQQHPLIEIADVRPDELFMLIFTSGTSGDPKAVQITHAKVASAGVMLSSRFGLGPADVCYLSMPLFHSNAVLAGWSVAVAAGASIALRRRFSASGFLDDIRTYGATYANYVGKPMSYVLATPEQPDDAENPLKFMYGNEAAAGDTDRFAKRFGAFVVDGFGSTEGGVALGWAPGTPPGAIGPLTPDVQILDVRTGQPCPPAVFDQSGKVVNAAEATGELVNVTGPGRFTGYYKNEAADAERMVEGKYRSGDLAYADENGFVYFAGRLGDWLRVDGENLGTAPIERVLLRHPDITEVAIYGIPDPTVGDRVMAALIVSNGFEASKLGEFLSAQEDLGPKQWPSFVRISADLPRTATFKVIKRQLSAEALETSDPLWRLSGSTYVQP is encoded by the coding sequence GTGAGCACGCCGGAGAACGCAACGGTCACACAGCTGCTGGCGAACCTCGCCGATGTTGAGGACCGGGGGCTGCACTTCGAGGGTTCGTTCACGCCATGGCGTGAACACGTGGCCGAAAGCCGCCGCCTGGCATCGGTGTTGCGCGCCCGCTTGGACCCGTCAAAGCCACCGCACGTCGGTGTGATCCTGGAAAACACCCCCGGGTTCGCGCGCCTTCTCTCCGCGGCCGCACTAGGCGGTCTGGTACTGGTGGGCTTGAATTCGACCCGGCGCGGATCGGCATTGCAGCGTGATGTCGAGCTCGCCGACTGCCAGTTCATCATCACGGACGAGTCCGAAACCGTTGTTGACCAACAACATCCGCTGATCGAGATCGCCGATGTGCGACCGGATGAACTGTTCATGCTCATCTTCACCTCGGGCACCAGCGGCGACCCCAAGGCCGTCCAGATCACTCATGCCAAGGTGGCCTCCGCGGGGGTCATGCTGTCCTCACGTTTTGGCCTCGGTCCCGCGGATGTCTGTTATCTCTCGATGCCGCTGTTCCATTCCAATGCGGTGCTCGCGGGCTGGTCGGTGGCCGTCGCCGCCGGCGCGTCGATTGCGTTGCGCCGCAGGTTCTCCGCCTCGGGCTTCCTCGACGACATCCGCACGTACGGGGCGACGTATGCCAACTACGTCGGCAAGCCGATGTCGTACGTGCTGGCGACACCGGAACAGCCCGATGACGCCGAGAACCCCTTGAAGTTCATGTACGGCAACGAGGCGGCAGCCGGCGATACCGACCGATTCGCCAAGCGATTCGGCGCCTTTGTGGTGGACGGATTCGGGTCGACCGAGGGCGGGGTGGCGCTGGGTTGGGCGCCGGGGACGCCGCCAGGTGCGATAGGCCCCCTGACTCCCGACGTTCAGATTCTGGATGTCCGGACCGGGCAGCCTTGCCCTCCTGCGGTTTTCGATCAGAGCGGCAAGGTGGTCAATGCCGCGGAAGCCACCGGTGAGCTGGTGAATGTGACCGGACCCGGACGATTCACTGGTTACTACAAGAACGAAGCGGCCGATGCCGAGCGCATGGTCGAGGGTAAGTACCGCAGCGGCGATCTCGCCTACGCCGACGAAAACGGGTTCGTGTACTTCGCCGGACGCCTGGGCGATTGGCTGCGCGTCGACGGCGAGAACCTGGGCACCGCCCCCATCGAGCGAGTGCTACTGCGCCATCCGGATATCACCGAGGTTGCCATCTATGGCATTCCGGATCCCACCGTCGGAGATCGTGTCATGGCGGCACTGATCGTGAGTAACGGGTTCGAGGCATCGAAGCTGGGCGAGTTCCTCTCCGCACAAGAAGATCTCGGGCCCAAGCAGTGGCCGTCATTCGTCCGGATAAGCGCCGATCTCCCCCGTACCGCGACATTCAAGGTGATCAAGCGGCAGCTATCGGCCGAGGCGTTGGAAACCAGCGACCCGCTGTGGCGGCTCTCCGGGAGCACCTACGTTCAACCCTGA
- a CDS encoding DUF559 domain-containing protein, whose product MGDVPWPFIRDEALANRLVTGYALRGFTALYPAVYVPTDADVTPLKRAEAAWLWSRRHGVLAGISAAAVHGTKWLPHSGPVELIHTNRRAPRGISVWSDRLLRDEQTVIDGLPVTTAARTAFDIGRRNATDLAVERLDALMNATGTSVTDIETVVAHHRGARGLTRLAHVLDLVDGGAESPWETRTRLIVVRAGFAAPQTQLVVRNRFGDFVARLDMGWKDHKVGIEFDGAQHWTDAGQRSRDIDRAKELADEGWRIVRVSSDMVRHRAGTIVSRVAEAFTALAA is encoded by the coding sequence ATGGGGGACGTACCGTGGCCATTCATCAGGGATGAGGCGCTCGCGAATCGTCTGGTCACTGGGTACGCCCTCCGCGGATTCACCGCGCTGTACCCCGCTGTATATGTGCCGACGGATGCCGACGTCACACCGCTCAAGCGCGCCGAGGCGGCATGGCTATGGTCGAGGCGCCATGGCGTGCTCGCCGGCATATCAGCGGCAGCCGTCCATGGCACAAAGTGGCTGCCACATAGCGGTCCCGTCGAGCTCATCCATACCAATCGTCGTGCTCCGCGGGGGATCTCGGTATGGAGCGACCGTCTGCTTCGCGACGAGCAGACGGTCATCGATGGACTACCCGTAACCACAGCCGCACGCACCGCGTTCGACATTGGGCGGCGCAACGCAACTGACCTGGCAGTGGAACGTCTCGACGCCTTGATGAACGCCACCGGAACCTCCGTCACCGATATCGAAACCGTGGTGGCACATCACCGAGGTGCCAGAGGTCTGACAAGGCTCGCTCATGTCCTCGATCTGGTCGACGGCGGCGCCGAGTCACCCTGGGAGACACGCACCAGACTCATCGTGGTGCGGGCAGGCTTCGCAGCTCCACAGACTCAACTCGTTGTACGTAACCGCTTCGGCGACTTCGTCGCGCGCCTCGACATGGGGTGGAAGGACCATAAAGTGGGTATCGAGTTCGACGGCGCCCAGCATTGGACGGACGCGGGTCAACGGTCCCGCGATATCGATCGTGCCAAGGAACTGGCGGACGAAGGATGGCGCATCGTTCGCGTGAGCTCCGACATGGTGCGCCATCGTGCGGGAACGATCGTCTCCAGGGTCGCGGAAGCATTCACTGCACTGGCCGCGTAG
- a CDS encoding NAD(P)H-dependent flavin oxidoreductase, which yields MHTDLCERFGIRYPIFGFTPSEKVAAAITRAGGMGVLGCVRFNDPDELDAILNWMDENTDGKPYGVDIVMPAKVPTEGTAVDIDKLIPQGHKDFVEKTLAGLGVPPLPGERESAGVLGWLHSVARSHVEVALKHPIKLIANALGSPPKDVIDQAHEHGVPVAALAGKAEHAKRHVENGVDIVVAQGYEAGGHTGDVASMVLWPEIVDALDGSAPVLAAGGIGSGRQAAAALALGASGVWTGSIWLTAAEYDLGTVTAGGDSVVQQALLKATSSDTVRTRIYTGKPARLLKTKWTQAWDAEDAPTPLPMPLQNILVSGAHERMNRAHDPETVCFPAGQIVGRMNEIRPTAEIVADLVAGFESTVDRLNQIRG from the coding sequence ATGCACACCGACCTTTGTGAGCGGTTCGGAATCCGTTATCCGATATTCGGTTTCACGCCGTCGGAGAAGGTCGCCGCGGCCATCACCCGCGCGGGCGGGATGGGTGTGCTGGGGTGTGTCCGCTTCAACGATCCCGACGAGTTGGACGCCATTCTGAACTGGATGGATGAGAACACCGACGGCAAGCCTTACGGTGTCGACATCGTGATGCCTGCCAAGGTGCCCACGGAGGGCACCGCGGTGGACATCGACAAACTGATTCCACAGGGGCACAAGGACTTCGTCGAGAAGACTCTTGCCGGCCTGGGCGTGCCCCCGCTGCCGGGTGAACGTGAGTCGGCGGGGGTGTTGGGCTGGCTGCATTCGGTGGCCCGCTCGCATGTGGAGGTCGCACTCAAGCATCCGATCAAGCTGATCGCCAATGCGCTCGGCTCCCCGCCCAAGGACGTCATCGACCAGGCGCACGAGCATGGCGTGCCGGTCGCCGCGCTGGCGGGTAAGGCCGAGCACGCCAAGCGGCATGTCGAGAACGGTGTCGATATCGTTGTGGCCCAAGGCTATGAGGCCGGTGGGCATACCGGAGATGTGGCATCCATGGTGCTCTGGCCCGAGATCGTGGATGCCCTCGACGGCAGCGCGCCGGTGCTGGCGGCCGGCGGTATCGGTAGCGGCAGGCAGGCCGCGGCAGCCCTGGCGCTTGGCGCCTCGGGTGTGTGGACCGGCTCCATCTGGCTGACCGCCGCCGAGTATGACCTTGGAACCGTCACCGCCGGTGGCGATTCCGTGGTGCAGCAGGCGCTACTGAAGGCGACCTCCAGCGACACCGTGCGCACCCGCATCTACACCGGAAAGCCCGCGCGACTGCTGAAGACCAAGTGGACTCAGGCCTGGGATGCCGAGGATGCGCCGACACCGCTGCCGATGCCGTTACAGAACATCCTGGTCAGCGGGGCGCACGAGCGGATGAATCGTGCGCATGACCCGGAGACTGTCTGCTTCCCTGCGGGGCAGATCGTCGGGCGGATGAACGAGATTCGGCCTACCGCCGAGATCGTGGCCGACTTGGTGGCAGGTTTCGAGAGCACTGTCGACAGGCTGAACCAGATCCGCGGCTAG
- a CDS encoding acyl-CoA synthetase, whose translation MDMALNIADLIEHAIDTMPDRVAIISGDRKLTYAELEEQSNRLGHYLQSRGVGPGDKVGLYCRNGIEIVVALTAIVKIRAISVNVNYRYVEAELHYLFENSDMAALVHERRYADKVANVLPSTPNVKTAIVVEDGTDLDYSPYGGVAFADALAQGSPERDFAERSPDDIFLIYTGGTTGFPKGVMWRHEDIYRSLFGGINYVTGEYIEGEWDLAKQGAEAAPFIGFPIPPMIHGATQAATFMALFQGRTTVLAPEFNPEEVWELIEKHKINMLFFAGDAIGRPLIDALDTEVGRARDLSSLWVLASSAALFSQTVKERYLELLPNRVITDAIGASETGTGGLSTVTKGQMHPGGPTVKISSTTTVLDEEGNPIQPGSGVRGLIAKSGHIPVGYFKDEKKTAETFKTFNGVRYAIPGDWATVEADGTVTMLGRGSVSINTGGEKVFPEEVESVLKGHPAVFDAVVVGVPDEKWGQHVGAVVAVRPGVELTFEDLDTHARKEIAGYKVPRSVWIVDTVKRNPAGKADYRWAKEVSETEKVDLVNTKHVNTGA comes from the coding sequence ATGGACATGGCCCTTAACATTGCCGACCTCATTGAGCATGCAATCGACACTATGCCCGATCGTGTTGCCATCATTTCCGGTGACCGAAAGCTGACGTACGCAGAGCTTGAGGAGCAGTCCAACCGGTTAGGGCATTATCTGCAGAGCCGGGGCGTGGGCCCGGGCGACAAGGTGGGCCTGTACTGCCGCAACGGCATCGAGATCGTCGTGGCGCTGACGGCCATCGTCAAGATCCGCGCGATCTCGGTCAACGTGAATTACCGGTACGTCGAGGCCGAGCTGCACTACCTGTTCGAGAACTCCGATATGGCGGCCCTGGTGCATGAGCGTCGGTATGCGGACAAGGTCGCGAACGTCCTGCCGAGCACCCCGAACGTCAAGACCGCGATTGTCGTCGAGGATGGAACCGACCTCGACTACTCGCCGTACGGCGGCGTCGCGTTCGCAGACGCGCTAGCGCAGGGATCTCCGGAACGTGATTTCGCCGAGCGCAGTCCCGATGACATCTTCCTGATCTACACCGGTGGCACCACCGGCTTCCCCAAGGGGGTGATGTGGCGGCACGAGGACATCTACCGCTCGCTGTTCGGTGGCATCAACTACGTCACCGGCGAGTACATCGAGGGTGAGTGGGACCTGGCCAAGCAGGGAGCCGAGGCCGCTCCATTCATCGGTTTCCCGATCCCACCGATGATCCACGGCGCCACCCAGGCCGCGACCTTCATGGCCCTGTTCCAGGGGCGCACCACGGTGCTCGCGCCCGAGTTCAACCCCGAAGAGGTGTGGGAACTCATCGAGAAGCACAAGATCAACATGCTGTTCTTCGCCGGCGACGCGATCGGGCGACCGCTGATCGACGCGTTGGATACCGAGGTGGGCCGCGCCCGCGATCTGTCCTCGCTGTGGGTGTTGGCCAGCAGTGCCGCACTGTTCTCGCAGACGGTCAAGGAGCGGTACCTGGAGCTGCTGCCCAACCGGGTGATCACCGATGCGATCGGCGCCTCCGAGACCGGTACCGGAGGGTTGTCCACCGTTACCAAGGGGCAGATGCATCCGGGTGGCCCGACCGTGAAGATTAGTTCCACCACAACGGTTCTCGACGAGGAAGGCAATCCGATCCAGCCCGGTTCCGGGGTGCGGGGTCTTATCGCCAAGAGTGGCCACATCCCGGTCGGATACTTCAAGGACGAGAAGAAGACCGCCGAGACGTTCAAGACGTTCAACGGTGTGCGGTACGCGATCCCCGGTGACTGGGCGACCGTCGAAGCCGACGGCACCGTCACCATGCTGGGTCGCGGATCGGTGTCGATCAACACCGGCGGCGAGAAGGTGTTCCCCGAGGAAGTCGAGAGCGTCCTGAAGGGCCATCCCGCCGTGTTCGACGCGGTTGTCGTCGGTGTGCCCGACGAGAAGTGGGGCCAGCATGTGGGTGCCGTCGTCGCGGTGCGTCCCGGCGTGGAGCTCACCTTCGAAGACCTGGATACCCATGCGCGCAAGGAGATTGCCGGATACAAGGTGCCGCGCAGCGTCTGGATTGTGGACACCGTCAAGCGCAATCCTGCGGGCAAGGCCGACTACCGCTGGGCCAAGGAGGTCTCGGAAACCGAGAAGGTGGACCTCGTGAACACCAAGCACGTCAACACGGGAGCGTGA
- a CDS encoding crotonase/enoyl-CoA hydratase family protein: MTEADALRASGSSHTVTEQDAPHALVELRDHVLVVTMNRPHARNALSGEMLEIMTQAWDRVDNDPEVRVCILTGAGGYFCAGADLKAMNKRAPGDQFSDGSYDPSVIPGLLKGRRLTKPLIAAVEGPAIAGGTEILQATDIRVAGESAKFGVSEVKWSLYPMGGSAVRLPRQIPYTVACDILLTGRHIKAPEAKDIGLIGHVVPDGQALDKALELANMIAANGPLAVQAVLKTIRDSEGLHENEAFKADTKVGIGVFTSNDAKEGPRAFAEKRAPNFTGT; encoded by the coding sequence ATGACCGAAGCTGACGCTCTTCGCGCAAGCGGCTCATCGCACACCGTGACCGAGCAGGACGCCCCGCACGCCCTGGTGGAACTCCGCGATCATGTCCTCGTCGTGACGATGAATCGTCCGCACGCACGCAACGCCCTGTCCGGGGAAATGCTGGAGATCATGACGCAGGCCTGGGACCGCGTCGACAACGATCCCGAGGTTCGCGTCTGCATCCTCACCGGCGCGGGCGGGTACTTCTGCGCCGGAGCGGACCTCAAGGCGATGAACAAGCGCGCCCCGGGCGACCAGTTCTCCGATGGCAGCTACGACCCGTCCGTCATCCCCGGTCTGCTCAAGGGCCGGCGCCTGACCAAGCCGCTGATCGCAGCCGTCGAGGGTCCCGCGATCGCCGGCGGCACCGAAATCCTGCAGGCTACCGATATCCGAGTCGCGGGTGAGAGCGCCAAATTCGGTGTCTCCGAGGTGAAGTGGAGCTTGTACCCGATGGGCGGGTCGGCAGTGCGCCTCCCCCGTCAGATCCCGTACACGGTGGCCTGCGACATCCTGCTTACCGGACGGCACATCAAGGCCCCGGAGGCCAAGGACATCGGGCTCATCGGCCACGTCGTCCCCGACGGCCAGGCCCTGGACAAAGCCCTGGAGCTCGCGAACATGATCGCCGCGAACGGGCCCCTGGCGGTCCAGGCAGTCCTCAAGACCATCCGCGATTCGGAAGGCCTGCACGAGAACGAGGCGTTCAAGGCCGACACCAAGGTCGGCATCGGGGTCTTCACCAGTAACGACGCCAAGGAAGGCCCCCGCGCCTTCGCCGAGAAGCGCGCCCCCAACTTCACCGGCACCTGA
- a CDS encoding LON peptidase substrate-binding domain-containing protein yields the protein MGGVTPMFPLQSVLLPGEPLPLRIFEPRYVALVRDVMAADRTFGTVLIARGREVGGGDIRHDVGTAVRVLDCESLGAERFALRCEGAYRIRITRWLDDDPYPRAETEPWPDELDERVLPLSALNEVQARIENLLRRVATAQQVRLPRRWSIATGLPSGAEKRLYALASRVPMGQADRHAVLAAPTLEARVHALNEAVDTVTAMLDFREA from the coding sequence GTGGGCGGCGTGACGCCCATGTTCCCGCTGCAGTCGGTATTACTGCCGGGCGAGCCTTTACCGCTGCGCATCTTCGAGCCACGCTACGTCGCCCTGGTCCGGGACGTGATGGCCGCCGATCGCACCTTCGGCACCGTTCTGATCGCTCGCGGCCGAGAGGTCGGCGGCGGAGATATCCGGCACGACGTCGGCACCGCGGTCCGCGTCCTGGACTGCGAGTCCCTCGGCGCGGAGCGCTTCGCGTTGCGTTGCGAGGGTGCGTATCGAATCCGCATCACCCGGTGGCTCGACGATGATCCGTATCCGCGCGCCGAGACCGAACCGTGGCCCGACGAACTCGATGAGCGGGTGCTGCCGTTGAGTGCCCTCAACGAAGTGCAGGCACGTATCGAGAACCTGCTGCGCCGGGTCGCGACCGCACAACAGGTGCGCCTCCCCCGCCGGTGGTCCATCGCCACCGGGCTGCCCAGCGGCGCCGAAAAGCGGCTGTACGCGTTGGCATCTCGAGTGCCGATGGGTCAGGCCGATCGGCACGCCGTGCTGGCAGCGCCGACGTTGGAGGCGCGGGTTCACGCACTGAATGAGGCCGTCGACACCGTCACCGCGATGCTCGACTTCCGCGAGGCTTAA
- a CDS encoding LLM class F420-dependent oxidoreductase: MKFGLQLGYWSASPPENAPELVAAAEEGGFDAVFTAEAWGSDAYTPLAWWGSDTSRIRLGTSVIQLSARTPTACAMAALTLDHLSGGRHILGLGVSGPQVVEGWYGQPFPKPLARTREYIDIIRQVLAREAPVRSDGPHYPLPLTGDKATGLGKPLKPIVHPLRADIPIFLGAEGPKNVALTAEIADGWLPMFYAPRLADMYNEWLDEGFSRPGARRSRKDFEIAATAQVIVTDDRRSVLDQLKPFSALYIGGMGAVELNFHAEVYRRMGYGEVVDEVTELFRTNRKDKAAEVIPDELVLDTTIVGTEAEVREQIKTWEAAGVTMLVVGCRSVAHVKQLAALT; the protein is encoded by the coding sequence ATGAAATTCGGATTGCAGCTGGGGTACTGGTCGGCCTCCCCGCCGGAGAACGCGCCCGAACTGGTGGCCGCCGCCGAGGAGGGCGGGTTCGACGCCGTCTTCACGGCCGAGGCCTGGGGTTCCGACGCGTACACCCCGTTGGCCTGGTGGGGATCGGACACCAGCCGAATCAGGTTGGGTACCTCGGTGATTCAGCTCTCGGCGCGAACGCCCACGGCCTGTGCCATGGCGGCCCTGACGCTGGATCACCTCTCCGGTGGCCGCCACATCCTGGGGCTGGGCGTGTCCGGGCCCCAGGTGGTGGAAGGCTGGTACGGACAACCGTTCCCCAAACCCCTGGCCCGCACCCGCGAGTACATCGACATCATCAGGCAGGTATTGGCCCGCGAGGCGCCCGTACGCAGCGACGGCCCGCACTATCCGCTGCCGCTGACCGGGGACAAGGCCACCGGGCTCGGCAAACCGCTCAAGCCGATCGTGCACCCGCTGCGCGCCGATATCCCCATCTTCCTCGGCGCCGAGGGCCCGAAGAATGTGGCGTTGACCGCTGAGATCGCCGACGGCTGGCTGCCCATGTTCTACGCGCCGCGGCTCGCCGACATGTATAACGAATGGCTCGACGAGGGCTTCTCGCGTCCCGGCGCCCGGCGCAGCCGCAAGGACTTCGAGATCGCCGCCACCGCGCAGGTCATCGTCACCGACGATCGCCGCTCGGTGCTCGATCAGCTGAAGCCGTTCTCCGCCTTGTATATCGGGGGCATGGGTGCGGTTGAACTCAACTTCCACGCCGAGGTGTATCGGCGCATGGGCTACGGCGAGGTGGTTGATGAGGTCACCGAGCTGTTCCGCACCAACCGCAAGGACAAGGCGGCCGAAGTGATTCCGGATGAGTTGGTGCTCGACACCACCATCGTCGGAACCGAGGCCGAGGTACGCGAGCAGATCAAGACGTGGGAGGCCGCGGGGGTCACCATGCTGGTGGTCGGTTGCCGCAGTGTGGCGCACGTCAAACAGTTGGCGGCGCTGACTTAA